A segment of the Aureimonas sp. SA4125 genome:
GGCGGCGTTTTGCTTCGATGACTGCTTGCTATATTGTGCGTTTTCGTACGGATCGCCGACGATGAATTAAAATGGCTCAATGAGCGCTTATTTCTGACCGATATAAAGAGAATATAGATGGTGAGGGAGTAATTCACTCGGTGTCTGAGAGCAATTTCAGATCCTTTGCGAAATCGCCGCTCCGGTCTGGGCTGCGGAATGGAGAATGCCTGCGTGCCAAGAATTTCCGAGGGGCTGCGTCTTTCTTCGCTTCGTGAGATGAACCTCGTCGGTGCGCCCCCCAGCGAGAGTTTCGATCGGATCACGCGAACGGCCAGCTTGCTGTTCGGACTGCCGTTTGCCGCGATCACCCTGGTTGACAACGATCGTCAGTGGTTCAAGTCGTGCATCGGAATCGACCCGTCATGGGCGCTCCACGGCGAGTCTCCGTGCTCGCTGGTGGCCGAGACGACCGATTCTCTCGTCATCTCCGATCTGGCCACCGATACGATCTTTCGAGGCGGCGAACTGGTGCGCCGCGGCATTCGCTTCTACGCCGGCGTGCCGCTGCTGACCCGCGACGGCCATGCCCTTGGCACCCTGTGCGTGCTCGGCTCCGAACCGCGGACGGCCAGCGCAGCCGAGATGACGGCGCTCCATGATCTCGCCGCCATGGCGATGGCGCAGTTCGAACTGCATTACGCCTTCGGCCGAATCGACCCGACCAGCGGTCTGCCCAACCGGCTGCAGTTCGTCGAAGATCTGGAGGATCTCGCCCATGCTGAGCCGGGCGTCCAGCGCCTGGCGGTGCTGGTCGACCTGGCGGAGATGGCTGAGCTCAACCACTTTTCCCGCGTCATGGGCTATTCCCATGTCGATCGCATGGTGAAGTATGCGGCGGACCTGACCCGGGAAAAACTGGGCAGGGGACGCATCGCCTATCATGTCTCGGCGACCCAGTTCGCCTTCCTGGCGCCGGCGGGGACCCAACTGTGCGACTATCTTCGGACCGCCGCTGCCGGCGTGATGGAAACCCAGTCGCTTTCCTGCTTCCGCTTCATCGCCACCACCGTTATTGGCGTCGCGCCTTTCACGCCGGGTGCTGGCAGTGCCGAAGATCTCCTGCGGGGATTGCACAGTGCCGCCCTGGAGGCGCGCGCCACGGGCGCGCCGGTCAGCGTCTACTCGTTGGAGAGCGATGCGGTGCATCGCCGCCGTTTCCAGCTCCTCCAAGACTTCGACGCGGCTCTCGCCGATCCGTCGCAGCTTCGCCTGGTGTTCCAGCCGCGGGTCGATCTCGCCCACGGTGCCTGTGTCGGGGCCGAGGCGCTGCTGCGCTGGACCCATCCGACCCTCGGCAACATCCCGCCCGGAGAGTTCATCCCGACCGTCGAGCGTTCGACTCATGCCCGCGCCTTGACCGCCTGGGTGGTCGATACCGCGGCCCGGCAGCTGGCCGCCTGGCGTCGGCAGGGGCTGAACCTCACCCTCTCGCTTAATATTTCAGCGGCCAACCTCCAGGAGGCGGATTTCGCCGATCGGGTCGGCCGGATCCTGTTGCAGCACGAGATCGCGCCTGAGGATATCGAACTGGAGATGACGGAAAGCGCCGTCATGAAGGATACCGGCCTTGCCTTGCAGCAGCTGAACGCCTTGGCGCTTCTCGGCGTGCGCCTCGCCATCGACGATTTCGGCACCGGCTACAGCAGTCTTGCCTATCTGCAACGCCTGCCGATGCATGTCGTGAAGATCGACCAGTCGTTTATCCGGGATGTGAGTTTGGATGACCGCGCGCGAAAGCTCGTGGGTGCGATGATCGCGCTCTCACGCGATCTCGGACTGCGGTGGTTGCCGAGGGCGTCGAGGCGGAGGAAACGGCCGAGCTTCTGCGCGACATGTCCTGCGAGGAGGCGCAGGGTTATTTCTTCGCCCGGCCGATCGAGGCGGCGGAGTTTGCTCCCTGGATGGCCTCGCATACGGGAGAATCCGTCGCGGCCTGACGTTTCCCGGCGGCCGTGTCAGACTCCCGCATCGTCTCAACTCCCCAATTGTGGGAGGGGGCGGTGGCGGACCGTATGAATGTCTTGCAATTTGCTGGTTCTCAGCGGCCCGGTACTCAGGGCCGCGGACGACATCTTCTGCCCATGCCAGATCTTTTGTTCCGCGCCCATGCCCCCTCCGCGGAAAGCGCTGTCCACGCACGGTTTCCGCGCCATCGCCCTGATCGTCGCCACCACCATGTTCATGGAGCCAGGCCCGACGATATCCGGTCCATCATCGCTGTTGCGACCGCGAGGACTTGCTCCCTTCCCAGGTCACGGCGATGATCGCGCAAGGCCGACAGGGCTCTGCGGGAGAGGGATTCATGAAAATCGGCTTTATCGGCCTTGGCAATATGGGCGCGCCGATGGCGGCAAACCTGGCGGCGGCAGGCCACGCCGTGACGGGCTTCGACACTGCGGGCGTTTCGGTCGACGGCGTCGCGCCGGCGGCCACGATCGGCGCGGCGGTGCAGGGCGCCGAGGCCATTTTCACCATGCTGCCGAACGGCGCCATCGTGCGCGACGTGCATGCGCAAATCGTGGCGGCCGCCCGGCCCGGTGCCCTTCTCGTCGATTGCTCGACCATCGACGTCGAAAGCGCCCGCGCCGTGCACGATCTGGCGGTCGATGCCGATCTGATCTCGCTCGACGCCCCGGTCTCCGGCGGCACCGGCGGCGCCGCGGCTGGAACCCTGACCTTCATGGTTGGCGGTGCGGAAGGGGCGTTCGAGGTGGCTCAGCCCCTCTTCGACATCATGGGGGCGAAAGCCGTGCATTGTGGCGCAGCCGGCGCGGGGCAGGCGGCCAAGATCTGCAACAACATGATCCTCGGCATTTCGATGATCGCGGTCTGCGAGGGGTTTCACCTCGCCGACAGCCTCGGCCTGTCGCGCCAGGCGATGTTCGACGTGGCATCGACGTCGTCGGGGTCGTGCTGGTCGCTCAACAGCTACTGCCCGGCACCCGGCGTCGGGCCGACGACGCCCGCCGACAACGGCTATCGGCCGGGCTTTGCGACCGAGCTCATGCTGAAGGACCTGACGCTTGCCGCCGATGCCGCGCGGGCGAGCGGCGCCCATGCCGAACTCGGCGAGCACGCGCGCGCCATCTATGCCGCCTTCGACGCCGAGGGTGGCCGGGGTCGCGATTTCTCTGCGCTGCTGGAGCATCTCGGGCGCGCCTGACGCGTCCCAGGCGGACCTGTCGCGAACAAGCCAAGATCCGTCTTGGATGGATCGACGGGCAGGGGCGTGCGGCGCATGATGCATCGCTCCCCTTCGCGCAGGTGCCCATGTCCCTTTCCATGCCGATCTCGATGCCGTCCACCAGCGATCCGCTGCTGCAGCCCTTCCAGCTGCGCCACCTCACCCTGAGGAACCGGATCATGTCCACCGCGCATGAGCCGTCCTATTCCGAAGACGGCATGCCGAAGGACCGCTACCGGCTCTACCATGTCGAGAAGGCCAAGGGCGGGATCGCCATGACGATGACGGCGGGATCGGCCGTCGTCTCGCCGGACTCGCCGCCCGCCTTCGGCAATCTCCATGCCTACAAGGACGAGATCGTCCCCTACATGAAGCGCCTCGCCGACGAGTGCCACGACCATGGCGCGGCGGTGATGATCCAGATCACCCATCTCGGCCGGCGTACCGGGGGCACGCAGGGCGACTGGCTGCCGGTCGTCTCCGCCTCGCCGATACGCGAGCCGGCACACCGCTCCTTTCCGAAGGAGGCCGAGGACTGGGATCTCGAGCGCATCGCCAGGAACTACGGCGAGGCGGCGCAGCGCATGCAGGCCGCCGGCCTCGACGGCGTCGAGATCGAGGCCTATGGCCACCTTCTCGACAGCTTCTGGTCGCCCGCAACGAACCGGCGGACAGACGAGCACGGCGGTTCGCTCGACAACCGGCTGCGCTTCACCTGGATGATCGTCGACGCCGTGCGTAAGGCCGTCGGCCCCGACTTCATCGTCGGCACGCGCATGGTCGTCGACGAGGCCTGGGACATCGGCCTCTCGAAGTCCGACGGGATAGAGATCGCGCGCCGTCTCGTCGCTTCCGGCAAGATCGACTTCCTGAATGTCATTCGCGGCCATCTCGACCACGACAAGGATCTCGTCGACGTCATCCCGATCCAGGGCATGCCGGCTTCGCCGCATCTCGACTTTGCGGGCGAGGTGCGTGCGGCGACGCGCTATCCAGTCTTCCACGCCGCCCGCATCGCCGATGTCGCCACCGCCCGCCATGCCATCGCCGAGGGCAAGCTCGACATGGTCGGCATGACCCGCGCGCACATCGCCGACCCGCATATCGTGCGCAAGATCATCGCCGGCCGCGAGCACGAGATCCGTCCCTGCGTCGGCGCCACCTACTGCCTCGACCGGATCTACGAGGGCGGCGGGGCGCTGTGCATCCACAACGCCGCGACGGGCCGCGAACTGACCATGCCGCAACTGCTGCAGCGGTCGCCGAACCCGGGCAAGCGCGTCGTCGTCATCGGCGCCGGC
Coding sequences within it:
- the mmsB gene encoding 3-hydroxyisobutyrate dehydrogenase is translated as MKIGFIGLGNMGAPMAANLAAAGHAVTGFDTAGVSVDGVAPAATIGAAVQGAEAIFTMLPNGAIVRDVHAQIVAAARPGALLVDCSTIDVESARAVHDLAVDADLISLDAPVSGGTGGAAAGTLTFMVGGAEGAFEVAQPLFDIMGAKAVHCGAAGAGQAAKICNNMILGISMIAVCEGFHLADSLGLSRQAMFDVASTSSGSCWSLNSYCPAPGVGPTTPADNGYRPGFATELMLKDLTLAADAARASGAHAELGEHARAIYAAFDAEGGRGRDFSALLEHLGRA
- a CDS encoding NADH:flavin oxidoreductase, whose amino-acid sequence is MPSTSDPLLQPFQLRHLTLRNRIMSTAHEPSYSEDGMPKDRYRLYHVEKAKGGIAMTMTAGSAVVSPDSPPAFGNLHAYKDEIVPYMKRLADECHDHGAAVMIQITHLGRRTGGTQGDWLPVVSASPIREPAHRSFPKEAEDWDLERIARNYGEAAQRMQAAGLDGVEIEAYGHLLDSFWSPATNRRTDEHGGSLDNRLRFTWMIVDAVRKAVGPDFIVGTRMVVDEAWDIGLSKSDGIEIARRLVASGKIDFLNVIRGHLDHDKDLVDVIPIQGMPASPHLDFAGEVRAATRYPVFHAARIADVATARHAIAEGKLDMVGMTRAHIADPHIVRKIIAGREHEIRPCVGATYCLDRIYEGGGALCIHNAATGRELTMPQLLQRSPNPGKRVVVIGAGPAGLEAARVSAERGHRVTVLEASGSAGGQIMLAARLPRRRELAGIVDWRLAELERLGAEIRYNVYAEAEEVLAEAPDMVFVATGGMPQNPALEEGDDLLTSSWDILAGTLKPDGPILLYDDNGNHPGMMAAEMIARLGIPLEIVTPERNFACDVGGMNHVPYARAFAETGTRLTIQKRLKAVKRRGNGLVAVLDSDWAPGNREEREVRQVVVEHGTVPMDELYFALKPLSKNLGAIDYDALLAQRWPLPNTKADAAFHLVRLGDAVSSRNIHAAIYDGLRYAMLL